One genomic window of Hippopotamus amphibius kiboko isolate mHipAmp2 chromosome 10, mHipAmp2.hap2, whole genome shotgun sequence includes the following:
- the ERLIN2 gene encoding erlin-2 translates to MAQLGAVVAVAASFFCASLFSAVHKIEEGHIGVYYRGGALLTSTSGPGFHLMLPFITSYKSVQTTLQTDEVKNVPCGTSGGVMIYFDRIEVVNFLVPHAVYDIVKNYTADYDKALIFNKIHHELNQFCSVHTLQEVYIELFDQIDENLKLALQQDLTSMAPGLVIQAVRVTKPNIPETIRRNYELMESEKTKLLIAAQKQKVVEKEAETERKKALIEAEKVAQVAEITYGQKVMEKETEKRISEIEDAAFLAREKAKADAECYTAMKIAEANKLKLTPEYLQLMKYKAIASNSKIYFGKDIPNMFVDSAGSLGKQFEGLADKLSFGLEEEPAEADAEEN, encoded by the exons ATGGCTCAGTTGGGAGCAGTTGTGGCTGTGGCTGCCAGTTTCTTTTGTGCGTCCCTCTTCTCTGCTGTGCACAAGATAGAAGAGGGACATATTGGGGTGTATTACAG AGGCGGTGCCCTGCTGACTTCAACTAGCGGCCCTGGCTTCCATCTCATGCTCCCGTTCATCACATCCTATAAGTCTGTGCAG ACCACACTCCAAACAGATGAGGTGAAGAATGTACCTTGTGGGACAAG TGGCGGCGTGATGATCTACTTCGACAGAATCGAGGTGGTGAACTTCCTGGTCCCACACGCAG tgTATGATATAGTGAAGAACTACACGGCCGACTACGACAAGGCACTCATCTTCAACAAGATCCACCACGAGCTGAACCAGTTCTGCAGTGTCCACACGCTTCAGGAGGTCTACATCGAGCTCTTCG ATCAAATTGATGAAAATCTCAAACTGGCTTTGCAACAGGACCTGACCTCCATGGCCCCTGGGCTCGTCATCCAA GCTGTGCGGGTGACAAAGCCCAACATCCCCGAAACCATCCGCAGGAACTACGAGCTGAT GGAAAGCGAGAAGACGAAGCTGCTGATTGCTGCCCAGAAGCAGAAGGTGGTGGAGAAGGAAGCCGAGACGGAGCGGAAGAAGGCCCTCATTG aggcagaaaaagtggCTCAGGTGGCAGAAATCACCTACGGGCAGAAGGTGatggagaaggagacagagaagagaatttCAGAAATCGAAG ATGCTGCATTTCTGGCCCGAGAGAAGGCCAAGGCGGATGCTGAGTGCTACACTGCCATGAAAATAGCCGAAGCAAATAAG ctgaAGCTGACCCCTGAATATCTGCAGCTGATGAAGTACAAGGCCATTGCTTCCAACAGCAAGATTTACTTTGGCAAAGACATCCCAAACATGTTCGTGGACTCTGCGGGCAGCCTGGGCAAGCAGTTTGAGGGGCTGGCTGACAAGCTGAGCTTTGGCTTAGAAGAAGAGCCCGCAGAAGCAGATGCGGAGGAGAACTGA
- the PLPBP gene encoding pyridoxal phosphate homeostasis protein isoform X3, with amino-acid sequence MWRAGSMSAELGVGLALRAVNERVQQAVARRPRELPAIQPRLVAVSKTKPADMVIEAYRHGQRTFGENYVQELLEKASDPKILSSCPEIKWHFIGHLQKQNVNKLMAVPNLSMLETVDSVKLADKVNSAWQKKGSPERLKVMVQINTSGEESKHGLPPAEMVAVVEHISASCPSLEFVGLMTIGSFGHDLSQGPNPDFQVLLSLREELCRKLSVPAERVELSMGMSVDFQHAIEVGSTNVRIGSTIFGERDYSKKAAPDTPAAELKAPAPEVAQTH; translated from the exons ATGTGGAGAGCTGGCAGTATGTCGGCGGAGCTGGGGGTCGGGCTTGCCCTGAGGGCGGTGAACGAGCGCGTGCAGCAGGCGGTGGCGCGGCGACCGCGG GAGCTCCCAGCCATCCAGCCCCGGCTAGTAGCAGTCAGCAAAACCAAACCTGCAGACATGGTGATCGAGGCGTACCGTCACGGGCAGCGCACTTTCGGGGAGAACTAC GTTCAGGAACTGCTTGAAAAAGCATCAGATCCTAAA ATTCTGTCCTCGTGTCCTGAGATCAAATGGCACTTCATTGGCCATCTACAGAAACAAAATGTCAACAAATTGATGG CTGTCCCCAATCTCTCCATGCTGGAAACAGTGGATTCTGTGAAGCTGGCAGACAAAGTGAACAGTGCATGGCAGAAAAAAGGTTCTCCTGAAAGGTTAAAGGTTATGGTCCAGATTAACACCAGTGGAGAGGAGA gCAAACATGGCCTGCCCCCCGCAGAGATGGTGGCCGTGGTGGAGCACATCAGCGCCAGCTGCCCCAGCCTGGAGTTCGTGGGGCTGATGACCATCGGGAGCTTTGGGCATGATCTTAGTCAAGGACCAAACCCGGACTTCCAG GTGTTGCTGTCCCTCCGGGAGGAGCTGTGCAGAAAGCTGAGTGTCCCTGCCGAGCGGGTGGAGCTGAGCATGGGCATGTCTGTGGACTTCCAGCACGCG ATTGAAGTGGGATCTACGAATGTCCGAATAGGAAGCACCATTTTTGGAGAGCGAGATTACTCCAAGAAAGCTGCACCGGACACGCCCGCAGCTGAGCTGAAGGCCCCGGCACCGGAGGTGGCCCAGACGCACTGA
- the PLPBP gene encoding pyridoxal phosphate homeostasis protein isoform X4 encodes MWRAGSMSAELGVGLALRAVNERVQQAVARRPRELPAIQPRLVAVSKTKPADMVIEAYRHGQRTFGENYVQELLEKASDPKILSSCPEIKWHFIGHLQKQNVNKLMAVPNLSMLETVDSVKLADKVNSAWQKKGSPERLKVMVQINTSGEESYLFSVLFCEGKHGLPPAEMVAVVEHISASCPSLEFVGLMTIGSFGHDLSQGPNPDFQVLLSLREELCRKLSVPAERVELSMGMSVDFQHAIEVGSTNVRIGSTIFGERDYSKKAAPDTPAAELKAPAPEVAQTH; translated from the exons ATGTGGAGAGCTGGCAGTATGTCGGCGGAGCTGGGGGTCGGGCTTGCCCTGAGGGCGGTGAACGAGCGCGTGCAGCAGGCGGTGGCGCGGCGACCGCGG GAGCTCCCAGCCATCCAGCCCCGGCTAGTAGCAGTCAGCAAAACCAAACCTGCAGACATGGTGATCGAGGCGTACCGTCACGGGCAGCGCACTTTCGGGGAGAACTAC GTTCAGGAACTGCTTGAAAAAGCATCAGATCCTAAA ATTCTGTCCTCGTGTCCTGAGATCAAATGGCACTTCATTGGCCATCTACAGAAACAAAATGTCAACAAATTGATGG CTGTCCCCAATCTCTCCATGCTGGAAACAGTGGATTCTGTGAAGCTGGCAGACAAAGTGAACAGTGCATGGCAGAAAAAAGGTTCTCCTGAAAGGTTAAAGGTTATGGTCCAGATTAACACCAGTGGAGAGGAGA GTTACT tgttttctgttttgttttgtgaaggCAAACATGGCCTGCCCCCCGCAGAGATGGTGGCCGTGGTGGAGCACATCAGCGCCAGCTGCCCCAGCCTGGAGTTCGTGGGGCTGATGACCATCGGGAGCTTTGGGCATGATCTTAGTCAAGGACCAAACCCGGACTTCCAG GTGTTGCTGTCCCTCCGGGAGGAGCTGTGCAGAAAGCTGAGTGTCCCTGCCGAGCGGGTGGAGCTGAGCATGGGCATGTCTGTGGACTTCCAGCACGCG ATTGAAGTGGGATCTACGAATGTCCGAATAGGAAGCACCATTTTTGGAGAGCGAGATTACTCCAAGAAAGCTGCACCGGACACGCCCGCAGCTGAGCTGAAGGCCCCGGCACCGGAGGTGGCCCAGACGCACTGA
- the PLPBP gene encoding pyridoxal phosphate homeostasis protein isoform X1: protein MWRAGSMSAELGVGLALRAVNERVQQAVARRPRELPAIQPRLVAVSKTKPADMVIEAYRHGQRTFGENYVQELLEKASDPKILSSCPEIKWHFIGHLQKQNVNKLMAVPNLSMLETVDSVKLADKVNSAWQKKGSPERLKVMVQINTSGEESKHGLPPAEMVAVVEHISASCPSLEFVGLMTIGSFGHDLSQGPNPDFQVLLSLREELCRKLSVPAERVELSMGMSVDFQHAPSVLLWHRLKWDLRMSE from the exons ATGTGGAGAGCTGGCAGTATGTCGGCGGAGCTGGGGGTCGGGCTTGCCCTGAGGGCGGTGAACGAGCGCGTGCAGCAGGCGGTGGCGCGGCGACCGCGG GAGCTCCCAGCCATCCAGCCCCGGCTAGTAGCAGTCAGCAAAACCAAACCTGCAGACATGGTGATCGAGGCGTACCGTCACGGGCAGCGCACTTTCGGGGAGAACTAC GTTCAGGAACTGCTTGAAAAAGCATCAGATCCTAAA ATTCTGTCCTCGTGTCCTGAGATCAAATGGCACTTCATTGGCCATCTACAGAAACAAAATGTCAACAAATTGATGG CTGTCCCCAATCTCTCCATGCTGGAAACAGTGGATTCTGTGAAGCTGGCAGACAAAGTGAACAGTGCATGGCAGAAAAAAGGTTCTCCTGAAAGGTTAAAGGTTATGGTCCAGATTAACACCAGTGGAGAGGAGA gCAAACATGGCCTGCCCCCCGCAGAGATGGTGGCCGTGGTGGAGCACATCAGCGCCAGCTGCCCCAGCCTGGAGTTCGTGGGGCTGATGACCATCGGGAGCTTTGGGCATGATCTTAGTCAAGGACCAAACCCGGACTTCCAG GTGTTGCTGTCCCTCCGGGAGGAGCTGTGCAGAAAGCTGAGTGTCCCTGCCGAGCGGGTGGAGCTGAGCATGGGCATGTCTGTGGACTTCCAGCACGCG CCCTCGGTCCTTCTTTGGCACAGATTGAAGTGGGATCTACGAATGTCCGAATAG
- the PLPBP gene encoding pyridoxal phosphate homeostasis protein isoform X2, producing MVIEAYRHGQRTFGENYVQELLEKASDPKILSSCPEIKWHFIGHLQKQNVNKLMAVPNLSMLETVDSVKLADKVNSAWQKKGSPERLKVMVQINTSGEESKHGLPPAEMVAVVEHISASCPSLEFVGLMTIGSFGHDLSQGPNPDFQVLLSLREELCRKLSVPAERVELSMGMSVDFQHAIEVGSTNVRIGSTIFGERDYSKKAAPDTPAAELKAPAPEVAQTH from the exons ATGGTGATCGAGGCGTACCGTCACGGGCAGCGCACTTTCGGGGAGAACTAC GTTCAGGAACTGCTTGAAAAAGCATCAGATCCTAAA ATTCTGTCCTCGTGTCCTGAGATCAAATGGCACTTCATTGGCCATCTACAGAAACAAAATGTCAACAAATTGATGG CTGTCCCCAATCTCTCCATGCTGGAAACAGTGGATTCTGTGAAGCTGGCAGACAAAGTGAACAGTGCATGGCAGAAAAAAGGTTCTCCTGAAAGGTTAAAGGTTATGGTCCAGATTAACACCAGTGGAGAGGAGA gCAAACATGGCCTGCCCCCCGCAGAGATGGTGGCCGTGGTGGAGCACATCAGCGCCAGCTGCCCCAGCCTGGAGTTCGTGGGGCTGATGACCATCGGGAGCTTTGGGCATGATCTTAGTCAAGGACCAAACCCGGACTTCCAG GTGTTGCTGTCCCTCCGGGAGGAGCTGTGCAGAAAGCTGAGTGTCCCTGCCGAGCGGGTGGAGCTGAGCATGGGCATGTCTGTGGACTTCCAGCACGCG ATTGAAGTGGGATCTACGAATGTCCGAATAGGAAGCACCATTTTTGGAGAGCGAGATTACTCCAAGAAAGCTGCACCGGACACGCCCGCAGCTGAGCTGAAGGCCCCGGCACCGGAGGTGGCCCAGACGCACTGA